In the Populus trichocarpa isolate Nisqually-1 chromosome 1, P.trichocarpa_v4.1, whole genome shotgun sequence genome, one interval contains:
- the LOC127904265 gene encoding glycine-rich cell wall structural protein 2-like, with amino-acid sequence MLIISFALCVQSAGPPPTSVPHSPLPSPSVSGLVGGGGGGGGGGGGGGDGSGAGGSGSGFGSGSGSGSDASGGSYGGGGGGGGGGGGAGGGSGSGFGEGYGEGYNGGGAGTGGSPGGGGP; translated from the coding sequence ATGCTTATTATAAGCTTTGCCCTCTGTGTCCAATCAGCAGGGCCTCCTCCAACTTCTGTACCACATTCTCCCTTACCGTCACCTTCCGTCAGTGGTCTTGTtggtggtgggggtgggggtggaggtggaggaggagggggTGGAGATGGTAGTGGTGCAGGTGGTTCCGGCTCTGGATTTGGCTCCGGTAGTGGCTCCGGTAGCGATGCTAGTGGTGGAAGCtatggaggaggaggcggaggaggaggtggtggcggCGGTGCAGGTGGCGGCAGTGGCTCTGGTTTTGGAGAAGGCTATGGCGAAGGTTACAATGGTGGCGGCGCTGGCACTGGTGGTTCTCCAGGTGGAGGTGGTCCATGA